The following proteins are encoded in a genomic region of Bacteroidales bacterium:
- the folP gene encoding dihydropteroate synthase → MKSLLVSDKWTFEKLTFEQPRVMGILNFTPDSFYDGGYHSSSDDLLRLAENMITEGADVLDLGAFSTRPAASEVSIDEEWARLKNILPRLRRQFPQVVISIDTYRSETARCAIAEGADIINDISGGQLDPEIFKVVAAHHTPYIMMHIQGTPATMQINPKYNNVVNEIDDFFQRQLTLLKNKGVEENILLDPGFGFGKRVAHNYQLLHGLRQFARHGFPVVAGVSRKSMINKILGTTPDTALNGTTAVNMLALMNGASLLRVHDVKEAVETIKLYCAYRENGEGS, encoded by the coding sequence ACACCGGATTCCTTTTACGACGGCGGCTACCACAGCAGTTCAGACGATCTTTTACGCCTTGCCGAAAACATGATTACCGAAGGAGCCGATGTACTCGATTTGGGCGCCTTCTCTACCCGTCCTGCCGCAAGTGAAGTAAGTATTGATGAAGAATGGGCACGGTTGAAAAATATTCTCCCCCGATTGCGGCGTCAATTCCCGCAGGTAGTGATCTCTATCGATACATACCGCAGCGAAACAGCGCGTTGCGCCATCGCCGAAGGTGCCGACATCATCAACGATATCTCCGGCGGACAGCTCGATCCTGAAATTTTTAAAGTTGTGGCCGCACATCACACACCCTATATCATGATGCACATTCAGGGTACGCCGGCCACCATGCAGATTAATCCCAAGTACAATAATGTTGTTAATGAAATTGATGATTTTTTTCAGCGACAGCTTACCCTTTTAAAAAATAAAGGTGTCGAAGAAAACATTTTGCTCGATCCCGGTTTCGGCTTTGGAAAAAGAGTGGCGCATAACTACCAGCTGCTACACGGCCTGAGGCAGTTTGCACGACATGGCTTTCCGGTGGTGGCAGGCGTTTCGCGCAAATCGATGATTAACAAAATTTTGGGCACCACACCGGATACCGCTCTAAACGGCACCACGGCGGTGAATATGCTGGCGCTGATGAATGGCGCAAGTCTGCTGCGTGTGCATGATGTAAAAGAAGCGGTGGAAACGATAAAACTTTATTGCGCTTATCGCGAAAATGGAGAGGGATCCTAA